TCTGGCAGATTTAAAAGCAGAATTTTCAAATGATATAAATTCTATTCTCATAAGTGGTTGCGTAGGTCCGCGAGGCGATGGTTATGTACCCGGAGATTGTATGAATATTGATGAAGCACAACAATATCATTCGGAACAAATAAAAGCTTTAAGTCATACTTCTGTTGATTTTATTTCGGCTCTTACGATGAATTATCCCGAAGAAGTAATAGGTATTGTTCGCGCGGCAGAATCTTTTAGTTTGCCCGTGGTTATTTCGTTTACGGTAGAGACAAATGGAAAACTTCCCACAGGAATGAGTTTAAAAGAAGCAATCGAAAAAACAGATCAAAGTGTTGCCGTTCCGCCTTTGTATTTTATGATTAATTGTGCACATCCAACACATTTTTTCAATGAATTAAAAGAGAATAAAAACGAAAAATGGGTAAAACGTATCAAAGGTATTCGGGCAAATGCATCTTGTAAAAGCCACGCCGAATTAGACGAAGCTACAGAATTAGATCGGGGAACTCCGGAGGAACTGGCTAAAGAATATAAAGGATTGAAGGATTTTTTTCCTCATTTAAACGTATTTGGCGGTTGCTGTGGCACCGATGAAGAACATATTGTAGAAATTCTGAAGACTTTGTCTTAGTGTCATCCATTGACTTTTTGTTTAGCATTGCATGACTATTATAAAAAGCGGAAAAAGAATACAAAAGGCGTGATTTGTGAAACCTGCAAATCTACATTGTTTCTAATTTTGTCTAGTGTTCTAAAAATAAGAATACCCAGATAATGAAGCATTTTTTGTTTGTGTTGATTTGTTCTTTAACATTGATGTTTTCTACAAAAGTAGAAAGTAAGCAATTTGTTAATGATATAGATTGCAATCAAAATTCATTCGGGCAAAAAAATGTTGCAAAGGATTTATCTCAAT
This genomic window from Flavobacterium sp. 9 contains:
- a CDS encoding homocysteine S-methyltransferase family protein is translated as MEKTKNILPNESEEIFLTDGGLETTLVFLEGFDLPYFAAFDLLKNKEGYKALKNYYTRYLKIAKEYKTNFILESPTWRINPDWIEKIGYSRNSLAELNEKAVALLADLKAEFSNDINSILISGCVGPRGDGYVPGDCMNIDEAQQYHSEQIKALSHTSVDFISALTMNYPEEVIGIVRAAESFSLPVVISFTVETNGKLPTGMSLKEAIEKTDQSVAVPPLYFMINCAHPTHFFNELKENKNEKWVKRIKGIRANASCKSHAELDEATELDRGTPEELAKEYKGLKDFFPHLNVFGGCCGTDEEHIVEILKTLS